Proteins from one Rhizoctonia solani chromosome 5, complete sequence genomic window:
- a CDS encoding pectate lyase — translation MRFAIVSVSVLAALAQLVSAVPTLERRASATEKPTIGYAAQGGTTGGIGGSTITVTSLAALTSAVADDKAKIVYVSGTITGNTVVKVGSNTSLLGKSGSSLVGVGLRVNRKNNVIIRNLKISKVLASAGDALGIQEASKVWVDHVDLSSDRDHDKDFYDGLLDVTHGSTFVSITNSNLHDHYKASLVGHSDNNESEDKKITVTYALNRFSNLNSRMPSFRFGTGHLFNNYFVNSNDGINTRLGAQLLVENNVWEGVKKPLYATDNGFAVARGNDFGGASNSAPTGTFSKAPYSYTLLDAGKVKSTVSSSAGATLDF, via the exons ATGCGTTTCGCCATTGTCTCTGTTTCTGTCCTCGCTGCGCTTGCGCAGCTCGTATCCGCTGTTCCCACACTCGAACGCCGTGCAAGCGCCACCGAGAAGCCTACCATCGGCTATGCTGCCCAGGGCGG CACCACCGGTGGTATCGGCGGTTCCACCATCACCGTCACCTCCCTCGCCGCCCTCACCTCTGCCGTTGCCGATGACAAGGCAAAGATCGTCTACGTATCCGGCACCATCACCGGCAACACTGTTGTCAAAGTCGGCTCTAACACCTCCCTCCTCGGCAAGTCCGGCTCGTCGCTCGTCGGCGTCGGACTGCGTGTCAACAGGAAGAACAACGTCATCATCCGCAACCTCAAGATCTCCAAGGTCCTCGCCAGCGCCGGCGACGCTCTCGGCATCCAGGAGGCGTCCAAGGTCTGGGTCGACCACGTGGACCTGTCGTCCGACCGCGACCACGACAAGGACTTCTACGACGGACTGCTTGACGTCACGCACGGCAGCACCTTCGTGTCGATCACGAACTCGAACCTGCACGACCACTACAAGGCGTCGCTGGTGGGACACTCGGACAACAACGAGTCGGAGGACAAGAAGATCACGGTGACGTATGCGCTGAACCGGTTCTCGAACCTGAACTCGCGCATGCCGTCGTTCCGATTCGGTACCGGACATCTGTTCAACAACTA CTTCGTGAACTCGAACGACGGCATCAACACTCGCCTTGGTGCTCAGCTGTTGGTCGAGAACAACGTATGGGA GGGTGTGAAGAAGCCTCTGTACGCGACCGACAACGGGTTCGCGGTCGCGCGCGGCAACGACTTTGGAGGTGCATCGAACAGCGCTCCTACCGGCACATTCAGCAAGGCTCCGTACAGCTACACTCTTCTGGATGCGGGCAAGGTCAAGTCGACGGTGTCGTCGTCTGCTGGTGCGACGCTCGACTTCTGA
- a CDS encoding 4-oxalocrotonate tautomerase gives MPLHRIYTASGVYSAAEKQALATAITEIYAPFGLPAFYINVFFIDLPKDSYYIGGKPDDCFVRFNVQHIERGFPNKQAKLQYLEKYEQVLKPFTADKGLNWEVNIDPADSLVWHINGVSPPLLDSEAGKLWVKLNKAVPFEGPSFKDLD, from the exons ATGCCTCTGCACAGGATTTATACCGCTTCAGGCGTTTATTCTGCCGCTGAAAAACAAGCTCTTGCGACCGCGATCACAGAAATATATGCACCATTTGGCCTCCCTGCATTCTACATTAACGTCTTCTTCATCGATCTGCCCAAAGACTCGTATTACATTGGCGGAAAGCCCGACGACTGCTTCGTTCGCTTCAACGTCCAGCACATCGAAAGGGGCTTTCCCAATAAGCAAGCTAAGCTTCAGTACCTGGAAAAGTACGAGCAGGTCCTGAAGCCGTTCACTGCTGACAAAGGACTCAACTGGGAG GTTAACATCGACCCAGCTGACTCCTTGGTCTGGCATATAAACGGGGTGTCTCCGCCCTTACTTGACTCGGAGGCGGGGAAGCTGTGGGTGAAGCTGAACAAGGCGGTACCGTTTGAGGGACCATCATTCAAGGACTTGGATTGA
- a CDS encoding chitin synthase, which yields MSGYPNDERYGHPLSPPPPADLYHYNQFNNPGPPPTSTPNPYPPNPYPASQTPNPYPPSQTPNPYPPTTTPGPYQQQQQQYSAYPPPPQSHTPLPQSYSNPNPFDRPPSTPYSVAPSHSYQDPFVNPGTPATYPIREEHTGYDYTQSQGRYTGVPLHDDGYVDVGREVDDQDHGETPLLNPHVSITPSETDHAEPEPSNIHYGAIPQRQPRRYKTIKKVPLFHGNFVIDTAVPSKLLDMCALRNDREFTHMRYTAATCDPNDFLEEQYTLRQRIHPVPRRTELFIVMTMYNEDEQLFTRTMHGVMQNIKHLCERKRSKMWANEGWKKVVVCIVSDGRMKINSRTLSTIAAMGVYQEGIAKNMVNNKPVTAHIYEYTTQISVTPSMRIEGAERGTMPCQIIFCLKEKNQKKINSHRWFFNAFGRVLEPNVCVLLDVGTRPGPTSIYHLWKAFDINSNVGGACGEIVADRGKFGVNLLNPLVAAQNFEYKMSNILDKPLESVFGYITVLPGAFSAYRYIALQNDSTGEGPLQKYFLGEKMHGADADIFTANMYLAEDRILCWELVSKLGGSWTLHYVKSAYAVTDVPDQVPELVSQRRRWLNGSFFAAVHSTVKFNYIYRSSHSVARKAWIHVELLYQTYNLLFSWFSLGNYYIAFVILTQSMGDLGPGALKILNTILNYFYLGMLVMCYLLSLGNRPQGSKFGYTMAFIGFALITIYMTFAAFFLAVRSIQTITASEGPLTFNDFFTNTIFRNVVISIAATLGLYIVASLLFASLYRFSPLFGMTNSFDYINVLNVYAFANVHDVSWGTKGDNKVSKDLGVVATGKDGATVEAAVPTDQKDINAAYEDAMAVLSSKPPVIDQKRDAATKQEDYYRSFRTNVLLSWTLSNALLAAVVTSATTTNPNAVGGYMSFILYSVAGLAAVRFLGSTAYMIIRLFAGE from the exons ATGTCGGGATATCCCAAT GATGAACGCTATGGACACCCTTTGAGCCCTCCTCCGCCTGCGGATTTGTACCACTACAACCAATTCAATAACCCCGGTCCTCCACCGACAAGCACACCCAATCCATATCCACCAAACCCATATCCGGCATCACAGACACCGAACCCATATCCCCCGTCACAGACACCAAATCCTTATCCACCAACAACCACACCTGGACCGTaccaacaacagcaacagcaataTTCAGCCTATCCACCACCGCCCCAGAGCCATACGCCATTACCTCAGTCATACTCCAATCCGAATCCGTTTGATAGGCCGCCTAGCACACCGTATTCGGTCGCACCCAGCCATTCGTATCAGGATCCGTTTGTGAACCCGGGAACACCTGCGACCTACCCTATTCGGGAAGAACACACCGGATACGACTATACCCAGAGCCAAGGCCGCTACACTGGAGTCCCGTTACATGACGACGGGTACGTAGATGTCGGACGCGAAGTCGATGACCAAGACCACGGAGAGACCCCGTTGCTCAATCCGCATGTAAGCATCACCCCGAGTGAGACTGACCACGCCGAACCCGAACCATCGAATATCCATTATGGAGCGATCCCGCAACGTCAGCCTAGACGATACAAGACGATCAAGAAGGTCCC ACTGTTTCACGGGAACTTTGTTATCGATACTGCTGTCCCGAGTAAATTGTTGGATATGTGTGCGCTGAGGAACGATCGGGAGTTTACGCATATGAGATATACAGCTGCGACGTGTGATCCTAATGATTTCTTG GAAGAACAATATACCCTACGACAACGCATCCACCCTGTTCCACGCCGAACTGAACTTTTCATCGTCATGACCATGTACAACGAAGACGAGCAGCTTTTTACGCGTACCATGCATGGCGTGATGCAAAACATCAAACATCTCTGCGAACGCAAACGATCTAAAATGTGGGCCAACGAAGGCTGGAAAAAG GTCGTAGTCTGTATCGTGTCCGACGGACGAATGAAGATCAATTCGCGCACCTTGAGTACGATTGCGGCCATGGGTGTCTACCAAGAGGGAATCGCCAAGAATATGGTCAATAATAAACCCGTGACAGCGCATATCTACGAGTACACGACTCAGA TATCGGTTACGCCCAGTATGCGCATCGAAGGTGCCGAGCGCGGAACCATGCCATGCCAGATTATCTTTTGTCTCAAGGAAAAGAACCAAAAGAAGATCAACTCGCATAGATGGTTCTTTAATGCTTTCGGGCGTGTGCTTGAACCCAACGTTTGTGTTCTCCTTGATGTTGGCACGAGACCGGGTCCGACAAGTATCTACCACTTATGGAAGGCGTTCGACATCAACTCGAACGTTGGAGGCGCATGTGGAGAAATTGTAGCTGACCGCGGAAAGTTTGGAGTCAACTTGCTTAATCCACTCG TCGCGGCTCAGAACTTTGAATATAAAATGTCCAACATTCTCGACAAACCCCTCGAGTCCGTTTTTGGTTATATCACAGTCTTGCCCGGTGCCTTTAGCGCTTATCG GTACATCGCGCTTCAGAACGATTCGACAGGTGAAGGCCCGCTTCAAAAGTACTTTTTAGGCGAAAAGATGCACGGTGCCGATGCGGATATTTTTACGGCCAACATGTACCTTGCCGAGGATCGT ATTCTATGCTGGGAGCTGGTCTCGAAATTGGGCGGCTCATGGACGCTCCATTACGTCAAATCTGCGTACGCTGTGACTGATGTGCCGGACCAAGTTCCTGAACTGGTCAGTCAACGTAGGCGTTGGTTGAACGGTAGTTTTTTTGCTG CTGTGCATTCGACTGTCAAGTTCAATTATATCTACCGTAGCTCGCACTCGGTCGCTCGTAAAGCATGGATCCATGTCGAATTGTTGTACCAGACGTACAACCTCTTGTTCAGTTGGTTCTCACTC GGTAATTACTACATCGCATTCGTTATTCTCACACAATCTATGGGAGACCTTGGCCCGGGAGCGCTCAAAATTTTGAATACTATTCTCAACTACTTTTACCTCGGAATGCTCGTCATGTGTTATTTGCTTTCGTTGGGAAATCGGCCTCAGGG GTCCAAATTCGGATACACGATGGCCTTCATTGGGTTCGCGTTGATTACGATTTACATGACT TTTGCAGCATTCTTCCTCGCCGTTCGTTCCATCCAGACTATAACCGCATCAGAAGGGCCTCTCACTTTCAACGACTTTTTCACAAATACGATTTTCCGAAACGTCGTTATTTCGATTGCTGCGACgctaggactgtacattgtCGCTTCATTATTATTCGCAAGTCTCTATCGTTTTTCTCCCCTTTTTGGCATGACTAATAGCTTTGA TTATATTAATGTGCTCAACGTGTATGCT TTTGCCAATGTGCATGACGTCTCGTGGGGAACCAAGGGTGACAACAAGGTTTCGAAAGACTTGGGAGTCGTCGCGACGGGTAAAGACGGTGCGACGGTCGAGGCGGCCGTTCCAACAGATCAGAAGGATATTAATGCCGCGTACGAGGACGCTATGGCTGTTCTGA GCTCCAAGCCACCGGTGATTGATCAAAAGCGAGATGCGGCGACCAAGCAGGAAGATTACTATCGTAGTTTCCGAACCAA TGTACTGTTGAGCTGGACACTAAGCAAC GCCTTGTTGGCTGCGGTGGTGACGAGCGCAACGACGACGAACCCGAATGCGGTGGGAGGGTACATGTCGTTTATCTTGTACTCGGTAGCGGGATTAGCGG CCGTCCGGTTTTTGGGCTCGACGGCGTACATGATCATTCGTCTGTTTGCTGGAGAGTAA
- a CDS encoding small guanosine triphosphatase family (GTPase)-like Ras family protein translates to MSEIRRKLVIVGDGACGKTCLLIVFSKGTFPEVYVPTVFENYVADVEVDGKRVELALWDTAGQEDYDRLRPLSYPDSHVILICFAVDSPDSLDNVQEKWISEVMHFCAGLPIILVGCKKDLRRDPKTIEELRKTSQRPVTPEEASRQYDA, encoded by the exons ATGTCTGAGATCCGCCGCAAGCTTGTTATTGTCGGAGACGGCGCGTGCGGCAAGACGTGCTTGTTGATTGTGTTTTCCAAGGGCACATTCCCCGAG GTCTATGTACCTACCGTGTTTGAGAACTATGTAGCCGACGTCGAAGTCGATGGCAAGCGCGTCGAACTCGCGTTGTGGGATACCGCTGGTCAAGAGG ACTATGACCGTCTGCGCCCGCTCTCCTACCCTGACTCGCACGTGATCCTTATCTGCTTTGCTGTCGACTCGCCCGACTCGCTCGACAATGTCCAGGAAAAG TGGATTTCAGAAGTAATGCATTTCTGCGCTGGATTGCCGATTATTCTCGTCGGGTGCAAAAAGGACTTGCGTCGTGATCCCAAGACGATCGAGGAGCTGCGCAAGACGAGCCAGCGACCGGTTACTCCCGAAGAGGCAAGTAGACAATATGACGCTTGA